The genomic interval AGCATTTTCTAAATCGGGATTTGGGGGAACAGCCAAAAAGGGGGAAGCGCCGAGAATTGCTGGTATTTTCAGGAGAGAACTGCAACGTCTTCGATGGAGGAGTGAACAACAAATATCTTTAAGTTATTGGAGCCTTCATCGGCAGGTATTAAGAAAAAGCCTTTAAGTTCTGGTTCTTTGCCTGACAGGAAAAAGCCTTTATCCCATGGTATTGGCCCCTCAAGATAACCTGCGAGAGACTCTCCATCTTTAAACTTAACATAGATTTTTTTCATGTGGGCGTTGCGGGTGCTGTAAAGTTTTCTCTCCCTGTGTTTAGCATTGCCCTCAAAAGTTTTTACAAAAAAGATTGCCTTCAGATCAGAGACCTTTATACTGGAACTTTTATTAGACCCGGACATTTTGAAGCTTATTGCTTCGGCTTTCTGTGAGAAATCTTTTAACTGGCCTTTTAAAATCTTTCCATTTTTATAATGGAGCACGACATTTTCCATATCCATAATATACTTTTTAGCAGGTATATCCTAAAGTGTCAAGTTTTGAGACTGCATGGGAGGGGGGTGTTTGCCTGACAGGCTGATACATGGTAAACTCCATATATGATTTATTTAAATGACAGACTGGTGCCGAGGGCTGAGGCCAGGGTTTCTGTTTTTGACCACGGTTTTCTCTATGGCGATGGCATTTATGAGACCCTGAGGGCCTATCAGGGCATAGTCTTTAAGCTCGATGAGCACATAGAGAGGCTCTTCCGTTCAGCATCCATGATTGGCCTTACAATCCCCAAGAACTTTGATGAGATAAAGGCAGCGATTTATGAGACAATGAAGGCCAATAGCCACAGCGATGCATATGTGAGGATAACCATCTCAAGGGGGCCAGGCCCCATCGGGCTTGACCCTGAACTCTGCCCCAACCCCACCTTTGTAATAGTTTCCGAGGCTTTCAAGGAATATCCCATACAGTATTACGAGAAGGGGATAAAGATTGCGATTGTTTCTGTAAGGCGCAATTTTAAAGATGCCCTCAACCCCATGATAAAGTCCCTTAATTTTTTAAACAATATCCTCGCAAAGATTGAGGCAAAGAACAAAGGGGCTTATGAGGCCATTATGCTGAATTACAGGGGGCATGTTGCAGAGGGCACGATAACAAACATTTTTTTTGTAAAAAACAGCATCATCTGCACGCCTGAATTGGATGTTGGGATTCTGGATGGGATAACCAGAATGACAATCCTTAATATAGCAGAAGGCATGGGATTCAGGATAAAAGAGGGAAAGTTTACGCCAGAGGACATTTACAGCGCTGAGGAGGTCTTTATTTCAAACACTACTATGGAGGTAATGCCGGTGGCTGAGGTTGATGATAAAAAGATAGGCACAAAACCAGGTAAGATTACCATGACGCTTCATAAGGCTTACAGAAAAGAGGTTGACGGCTACCTGAAGGAAAAACGTGCAATGGGCCCTTCTATATGGGGGGAATATGACAAGTAGAATTTATAAATACCCAAATCCAGCGATAACTATGCCGCTGACCTAAATTATCTGTCATTGCGAGCACCCGAAGGGTGCATGGCAATCTCTTTACAAAAGGTGAGATTGCTTCGCGGAGTTTACCCTGAGCGAAGTGTTTTGCGGGTTCAAGTTTGTAACTTGAACCCGCAGAGGATCTTTGTTTTGCCTGATGGAGGGCTCATAAGATTCCTCGCTCCGCTCGGAATGACAGTGAGCGAAGGGCTCGGAATGACAACTCTTACTGCTGGATTCGGGAACTAATAATATGCTTGAGATTGCCAGACTCATTGACCATACCCTTCTCAGGCCTGATGCTACTGAGAAGGACATAGAGGCTCTGTGCCGTGAGGCTATTAAACATAGTTTCCATGCTGTATGTGTAAATCCATGTTTTGTGCCTTTTGTGAAGAAACTCCTTAAGGGATCAGGAGTAAAAGTCTGTACTGTTGTGGGCTTTCCACTCGGGGCCATATCCTTAAAGGCAAAGGTGTTTGAGGCAATGGAGGCTGTGCTTGATGGAGCAGACGAGCTTGATATGGTTATAAACATAGGCGAGGCCAGGGCAGGGCACTGGGATTCTGTAAGAAGAGAGATTTCAAACCTCGTGATAGCCACACCACACATCGTGCATAAGATAATAATAGAGACATGCTATCTCACGGATGATGAGAAGATAAGGGCCTCTCTGATTGCGATGGATGCAGGCGCAGAATTTATAAAGACCTCTACTGGTTTTGGGCCTGCCGGCGCAGTGGTTGGAGATGTTGCCATGATAAAAGAGGCAACGGGTGGAAAGGTAGGTATAAAGGCATCTGGCGGTATAAAAACCCTCAGAGATGTCCTGTCTTTTGTTGAAGCAGGAGCAACAAGAATAGGCACAAGCTCGGGTGTAAATATAATGAAGGAAGTTTCCTCTAAGGGTTAATCTAAAAAAGCATTAAGAAAACCACAGAGACACTGAGACACAGAGAAAAAACTAAAATATGACCACCACGAAGAGCACGAAGAACACTAAGTTTTTAATTTATTATCTCTTCGTGAACTTCGTGTTCTTTGTGGTTTTAAAAAGAAACATATTCTCAGTGCCTCTGTGGTTATTTATACGTTTTTTCAACTTTTTTGCGGAAGAACCAACTTTAGACTCATTCTCTGATTTTTGAAAAGGTGTAGATTCCTGCTGCCCCGAATACAACAGGCCCGACCCAGGGTGCGAACCATGGCGGGAGTTTTCCTGCGTAACCGAGGGACATGCTTATGGAGTAAATAAGCCAGTAAAGAAGACTTATGGCAATGCCCAGGCCAGCAGCCCTCAACCCTCCTCCTGTGCCTGTACCACTCAGGGCCAGGGCTACGCCGAAGATGAACATGACGAAATTAATTGTGGGATAGGCAAGTTTCCCGTATAAGTCAACGAGATATCTTAAATTTTTAAAGCCAGCACTTTCGAGTCTTTTATAGTAGCTATACAGCTCGATAAAGTTCATCTCATCTTGCTTTTTCAATTCCTCTTTAAATATTTTTGGTTCTTCAAGAAAAGGGAATGGGAGAGATTTGTGTTTTGTTGTATTGCCGCTGTTCAAATCAAAGATAATTACATCATTGAGTATCCATTTTTCTCCTGTCCAGACAGCCTCGCTTGCCTCTATTCTTTGCTTTATTCTGAAGTCCTTGCCAAATCTAAATATACTTACCTCCGATGCCCTCTCTTCATCGCCTGCGAATGCCTTTATGTGGATTAAACTGCTGTCAAGCCCTATCAGCCACAGGGCTCCTTCTTTAAATGTGCTTTTCGGCGTCTTTTTCAAAATTTTTACATTTCTTATGTAAGATGCCTTTCTGCTTGCCATGGGTGCTATTGTCTCGCCGAGGATTAACGTTGCAAAAGTTACAACTATACCCAAGATAAGAAAAGAGGAGAAGAGTTTTTTCAGGCTTCCCCCTGATGCCTTGATTGCGACAATCTCTTTCCACTTTGTCGCCATGCCGAGGATGAGAAGGATTGAAAGTAAAGCTGCCATTGGAGAGGCAAAAAGCAAGAACTTGGGCGCAAGAAGGAGGAGATACCATATCACTAAATAAATAGGCGGTCTTCTGGGATAGAATTCATCTACCTTGTCAAAAAACTCTACAAGCAGAAAGACTACTGTAAGGGACAGGAGGCTCAGGATAAAAAACTTAAAGAATTCTTTTAAAAAATATCTTCTCAGGAGTCTCATGACTTCCGACTTAACAGCGGCCTCTCGGAATGTGCCCTGAAGAAGGACAAAAAAGCCACTACGCCAAAGAATAAATTCGGCCCCCACACGCTGACAGAGGCCGGGACCTTTCCTGCTTTTGCAAGGCCTTCCCCTAAGATGAGCATGAGATAATACAGCACAAGGGTGAATAAACCCAGAGAAAATCCGCCGAGGCGGCCTGTCTTGCCTGTTTTGAGTGAAAGGGCAGGGCCAAGAAAACCAAAAATCAGGCATGCAAAGGGTATGGCAAATCTCCTGTGCAACTCAACATTCCATAAGACATTGTCCTTCCGCCCCATCCAGAGTTCAATAATTTCCATTTCACTGACCTTTTTCTCCTTTGAAGGCTCTGGCGTGAACATTAATACAAGATTGTATCTTGAAAAAGTAACCTCAGATGAGGTCTTTTTTCCAAATGTGTGCATTATCCCGTCTGTCATACTTAATTCTATCAAGCTCTCCTGAGGCCTGGACAGCAGAGTTCCTTCTTTTGCAACGATTACAATAGGTTCTTTCCTGTCCTGCTCTCCTCCGGATGAGTCTTCCTCCTTGTATATGAAGATTCCCTTTAGTTTATCCTGTGATGGTATTTCTTTAATAAAAATGACAGTGCCTTTAAAGGCCGTTGAAAACGTCCCCTCTTCTAAGACCATTGCTGCTTTTCTGGCTACTACTTCAAAGATGGCCTGTCTGAAAGACTGCACGCTTTTTGGAAGCAGATACAGGCTGAAGGTAATAGAAATTAAAAACCCGGCAAGGGAAATGATAAAGGCAGGTTTTGAAATAGCCCAGAAACTCATGCCGCTTCCTTTAAGGACAACCATTTCGCTGTCTGCCATCATCCTGCCATAGGTGAGAAACACTGATATTAGAATTGCCATCGGGATTGTGAGGAGCAGAATAGAGGGCTGGAGATAGATGAAGATTTTAAGTATATCTAAGAGGCCTGCTCCCTTGCCCATTACAAGCCTGGTAAGCCTCAGGAGTTTTTCCATAAAAAGCATAAAAGTCAGGAGAAAAAGTATAAGGGAGAAATTTATCAGAAGCTCTTTTAAGATTGACCTCTGGATTATCATGGCGTCCACAATTATAACAGCTTATATTAGCTAAAAGGTAGGGCTAATTATGTTAAATCCTGCTTGCCAGCAATCAACCCTTT from Nitrospirota bacterium carries:
- the ilvE gene encoding branched-chain-amino-acid transaminase, coding for MIYLNDRLVPRAEARVSVFDHGFLYGDGIYETLRAYQGIVFKLDEHIERLFRSASMIGLTIPKNFDEIKAAIYETMKANSHSDAYVRITISRGPGPIGLDPELCPNPTFVIVSEAFKEYPIQYYEKGIKIAIVSVRRNFKDALNPMIKSLNFLNNILAKIEAKNKGAYEAIMLNYRGHVAEGTITNIFFVKNSIICTPELDVGILDGITRMTILNIAEGMGFRIKEGKFTPEDIYSAEEVFISNTTMEVMPVAEVDDKKIGTKPGKITMTLHKAYRKEVDGYLKEKRAMGPSIWGEYDK
- the deoC gene encoding deoxyribose-phosphate aldolase, which produces MLEIARLIDHTLLRPDATEKDIEALCREAIKHSFHAVCVNPCFVPFVKKLLKGSGVKVCTVVGFPLGAISLKAKVFEAMEAVLDGADELDMVINIGEARAGHWDSVRREISNLVIATPHIVHKIIIETCYLTDDEKIRASLIAMDAGAEFIKTSTGFGPAGAVVGDVAMIKEATGGKVGIKASGGIKTLRDVLSFVEAGATRIGTSSGVNIMKEVSSKG
- a CDS encoding LptF/LptG family permease; the encoded protein is MRLLRRYFLKEFFKFFILSLLSLTVVFLLVEFFDKVDEFYPRRPPIYLVIWYLLLLAPKFLLFASPMAALLSILLILGMATKWKEIVAIKASGGSLKKLFSSFLILGIVVTFATLILGETIAPMASRKASYIRNVKILKKTPKSTFKEGALWLIGLDSSLIHIKAFAGDEERASEVSIFRFGKDFRIKQRIEASEAVWTGEKWILNDVIIFDLNSGNTTKHKSLPFPFLEEPKIFKEELKKQDEMNFIELYSYYKRLESAGFKNLRYLVDLYGKLAYPTINFVMFIFGVALALSGTGTGGGLRAAGLGIAISLLYWLIYSISMSLGYAGKLPPWFAPWVGPVVFGAAGIYTFSKIRE
- the lptF gene encoding LPS export ABC transporter permease LptF — translated: MIIQRSILKELLINFSLILFLLTFMLFMEKLLRLTRLVMGKGAGLLDILKIFIYLQPSILLLTIPMAILISVFLTYGRMMADSEMVVLKGSGMSFWAISKPAFIISLAGFLISITFSLYLLPKSVQSFRQAIFEVVARKAAMVLEEGTFSTAFKGTVIFIKEIPSQDKLKGIFIYKEEDSSGGEQDRKEPIVIVAKEGTLLSRPQESLIELSMTDGIMHTFGKKTSSEVTFSRYNLVLMFTPEPSKEKKVSEMEIIELWMGRKDNVLWNVELHRRFAIPFACLIFGFLGPALSLKTGKTGRLGGFSLGLFTLVLYYLMLILGEGLAKAGKVPASVSVWGPNLFFGVVAFLSFFRAHSERPLLSRKS